atttaagaacaatagtttccaCATTTCCTCATTGACTACATAATTGCCTTTTATGTACAGTTTAAATACCAATTATTCGAAACATGGGAATCTGAGTAAATACCATCAACCTGGCTAATACAAAATTGTATTGGTCAGAACAACAAGCGCAGAGTgatattatttattgtatttttaattaaaagaaccattTTTAGGTaaattacacagctgaagttgtgacagtattgagatacaacaatatcatggtaaaaacaaaaatatgttcctttggtaaatATAGCTATTGACTCTACCCTTAATTAACGCCGCTAAAAGACGTAGGCTATAACTATAAGGGATGCACCATAATCAAGGGAGGCTGAGTAGTGGTCGTGACaattttttagcaatttttttaaacaccTCGCCTGACTATTTTTTACTCCTTTGTGAGACAAATTTTCTAAATCGTAAAGTTctatttgaacaagttcatttggaatgttggaTTTAACTGCAAACAtggttcgttttgaacaattccagtgaaaaTTGATGTTGAactactcacatttttagtgatgtttcactactacactagtggtttcttcagactgacaactcatcacatctgactgctgcCTTTTTtaggcaacaggaaccgttgagggcgtgatgacagtcaacattaataggtacatTTACACGGGaacattttctggacacgtgaccaatgcgtatcaatgtgagtgtaacctcgagcctgatctctgacccccggcggtgacctcgctattcaagtcttagtaattttgaattggaatagtatttttggccgcaatttcgatagaaatgTGCGCATTGCAGATTTATTGAATGTTATGTAAGCTTAATTTCTTCACattatcatcaaaacgtaatttcaaaaatatctatctacggaaaaaaatatctatctacggaaactcttaccataacattattaacttgcgacaagtaacttattttgcatcaaatgatgaattcttcctattcaaatacattggtagaccacccgctgtgctcggggtcacattccataatgctaatatgtctgcgcccatgggtgtcacgtgtccagaaaattttcccgtgaaaatttacctattaattttgactggatgagttggtcaaagatgttgttgagtgaatagCCCCCCCCGTCCTTgttttagagtgtcttttccttttcgatGGCCTCTTTTAGCCAtctggtggtcttgtcagcttctctgtcgataacttttgagtcctcccaattgatggaatgatttGAAGAGGCTACGTGgtcggtgatagctgacttgtgaatgtctgtgatagatgCTTTTCGGCTAGCTCGAGTATATGGTTGCTTTCAagtttctccacctctttttggtgttctttcaAACAGACTCCGAACGGTCGGCCACGTATAGTATCCGGACGGTCGGCCACGTAGCCTTTATCTTAATTCCAGTGTCCGCGAGCACAATTTAAAGACCCACTGGATACTACACATTGCGCCTTCGGCGATCAGTCTCTTGCCTTTGGCGGTCGACCTGAGTTTACCATGAACACGAATATCTTTAATTGTTTTGATATTTCATTTAGGCATGGCGCGATGACTATCTGACTTGGAACCGAAGTGTGTATCCAGATGTAAATGTCTTAACGATGCCAACAGATCAAATATGGCGACCAGATATCCATGTATACGAAAAGTAAGTGAAGCGGGTAAGGGTACGGAGttgaaaattcaaatctttttgcTTAATTAACTAACCATTTTGATTAAATAAcattaattcattcatatttaaagGTCTATTAATATTCTGATACATAATGTTTCTCTATTAATCTAAATTGTTGATTTTTCTTCTATATGCATGTAAATAATGTCTGTCACCGTGTAATTATTGTTTGCTTTGTACTATGGGCTGGAGGCCTACgtacttaataaaatacaatgaatgaatgaatattataTTACATGTTCCTTTTGATTTACAGCGttgataaaaaatttgaaaatatgaaagaAGTAAGCACCTGGGTTTATCCTGATGGTAGAGTTCATTGGGGTGTTCCCGTAATACTACACACAGCCTGTCGTATAGATGCACGGCTCTTTCCCTTTGATACTCAACATTGCGCCTTAAGTTTTGGATCATGGTCATATAGTGCAGATCAATTGAATCTTCTACCACGGAATGACACAAATAGGGTCGGCAAATATTTTAGTGAAAATGGTGTATGGCATTTGGACGATATTCTCGTGCAGGCCGTCATCAATGACTATCCAGAGGGGTGAGTTCATGGCAGTTTTTTAAGTAATTGTAAAAGCGTGGGACCAGCCTCAAGAAATTATTGTTTCGTTGGACAGATGTTTTGTCATAATTATACCAAAACGTCAGAATCTTTTCTGCTATGGCGTTAAATGTGTAACCCAGGCGTTTTAATAATTAATATCTATGAACAAATGAAATCATCACATTATAAAAATGCCATGGAACGGATTAGAAATCGCGGGTACAAATTTGTCCACATAGCAGAAAAGATTCTCCAAACTCTTCTGAACATATTCGGTTCTACAAAATCGTTAAATAGAGCATTTTCGGGTGCATGACCTCTCTAATGACAATGCAATTGCGCATTTGTATGGGTAAAACAGTACGTTCGGTGGAAAGCTGTGCCGGTGCATATTAAGATTGTCAAAATCACTTTGAGCTTTTTTTGTAATGATAACGTTAATATTTATTCTTCACTTGCAGGATGTATTCCGAGGTTGTGTATACAATACGCCTTCGCCGACGACCTTTATTCCATGTGCTTAGTTTCATTGTTCCATGTGTTTTGCTCTCTTTGCTTAATCTGTTGGTGTTTATTCTTCCAACTGAATCTGGTGAGAAGGTATCACTTGGCATTACCAACCTGCTTGCCTTGGTTTTATTCCAGCAGTTTATAGCAGACTCACTTCCACCTTCGTCCAACGACATGCCGATATTAAGTAAGCAttatgctgaatttatacttcatcgctgagcgacgagcgctTGGTTTCTATtcaatgaggtagcgcgctttttgttgcgttgggaaaagcgcactataattgaagaccgaattaaaaaagactagattgcgtctgacgtcaggacaaagtCACGCCgtaattggttgctgacctgcgcagtacagcatttttgggctggttgacaggacgtcatacgcattAGTCTTTTTAATACAAATACCAATCGCTAGTCgatcagcgatggagtataaattccgGGGAGTATTTTTCGTGGCAGATTTTATTAATTAAGTGTTGGGttgtgcagtaggcctatatgtgattACTGTTATTTGCATACCCACTTGTCCAACGACATGCCGATATTAAGTAAGCATTATGTTGAATACTTAATTAAGTGTTGGGTTGTGCAGTATATGTGATTACTGTTATTTgtataccgcggaaacatggcatgttgcctctggggatcgacgctaagtcaggtcagaggtaccgcgtgagcaaactcaaaatagcgcaaacagcgcgagcgtacacaaaagaaacatctcgcgtaagataagcgatgtcgccaggtctttacgctgtaccggcgtcagctgaattcgagtacgcttagagggcacaggcatggaaaattccaatctgtgtattaataatctaaggttaTTTGCCTTCAACAAAAAAGTACATGTGAACCAGGCAATTTGCATGGTCAATAATTGCTATCCAGCAATACTGTATTATAACGAAGTACACCAAGGTGCTTATCCTTCCCACAAAGggaatagatgcatttgtaggattgtagataaataattcaaagagttttgcttgacaaatccatttaATGAGTACTCACGACTTTAGCTTTCGCAATCGGGACTGATGGGTTAATCACAAatgacttggtccactgctttatCCGCGAAACAGCtagttgacatttcccggaagtgatggtgttgttgttttgagcagtggatcgatCGTATACGAGATCGAGAGATACAACATACTATTGCAGAAAGAAAGTTCacgagagcaaaaaaaaaaaaactcagaaCAGCACAAATCAGCCATTACATACCACATAGCTCAAGAAAATCATATCATAGAATGGGAGGGACATCAATCCTCGATAAGGACTCAAATGCTTTCAGCAGGAGAATTCGGGAAGCAATCTACATTCGCAAAAAGagggccaaagcaatcaaccgcgacgaaggtcttgtatctctcgatcacgtatacgatctactgctcaaaacaaaaccaTCATTACTTCCGGGatatgtcaacaagccgtttcgcgggaaaagcagtggaccaagtcacttgtgatcaagtcATCAGCCtcgatggcgaaagctaaagtcgcGAGTACTCATTTAATGGATTTGGCAAGCAAAACTGTTTCTGTCGATTTGCTGaaatctggtttatgaaacaacacattagGGCCACATGGgacaagaaagcaagagtaaccttaatgtaacattggccaatagtaaccttaatgtaacattgcccAACAGCAACCTTAATGtaaaacagagggcgctatttactgccgTATACTAGTATTCTGTCTCATAATAGACTAATTTCGAGTATGGGTTCAGTCGCATACAGACTGAATATTAGAGAGACCAGTTTGGCCCAGTACccgcttagggaccgttcacaaacatttgtaagaggggcctgatgcaaaaaggggaggCCTGAAAAATTTgaacctcctaaggggggggcctgaaaaagaTGACCATaaatgagtttatatgcttttctatggggttgaccgataattttcatgtcaaaaaggggggccctgaaattgtcgaggtctgtaaaggggggggcggAAAAATTGTTGCGATAAATTtttttacaagtgtttgtgaacggtctcttaTCACCATTACCACTCACATGCTTATAGTAAAGGAACAAAATGAAGTCCCATGAGTATACCGCGGTGAAAGAAAGATCACCGGTATAAATATCTTTTTGTTTTTAGTGTACCAAATGGTGCGGGTTTTTTTATTTTGGAGAAAATATAAGAACTATGCCTATTAACTTACACTTAAATGATTTACATACATCATAGGTTATTGGTTCACCCCGATGATTATGGTTGGATGTTTATCCATCGTGTCTGGTGTACTTGCAGCAGCACTCTACTATCAAGACAAATCGAAACCAGTTCCAAAGTGGCTCTGTAAATTAACCAATGTTCAATATGTTCACCCATTGGACATCGCCATAATAAACCTGGAACAGGAGTCCAACGTGAACGGCGAGGGGCCAATGGCAATAAAACTACATGAAACAATGGAAACTTGCAATATGAAACCGTCAAATGATGGCATATGTGCAAGCGCACATGAGTTTCAAGAGGAAAGGGGCGTGTTCCTGCCACGTGAAGGTCATCTGCGCAATCGCAGGGATTATACATCTGATTGGCGAAAAGTTGCCTCTGTTATTGAAAGGATTATCTTAGTGCTCGgtattattttgactatcacTGCCATTATTGTAACAGCAATGTTTTTTGCTACATCGTAAGATATGCATGTTTCGATGTATTTATGTCGTAATAGCAATAACACTACATTTATTATAGGCACTTTCAGCAATTTGCTAAATGAGGAATtctaacaaattataaaaaaatattattaagatttttttttccatattttgtataaacatgataaacgcaATGTGTACTGAAACTTGAGGCATTTTTGTAGCACGTCAACATGATTGGTCACCCTAGCTCTTCGGGTCGAAGTGTTGCACCCCTGCACCCCACGTAACCAAAGGAATGGTCGTGAATATTCTGGGGGTCATATAATGCATAACATATAAAATTTACATATACTTATCAGGGCCGCGGGTGATTTCTTATGGGGATACTTGTCTTCGACGCAAAGTGTTGCGATTTTTGGGACTAACTGAATCCCCAACCGACATACCCCAACATAATATCCCAATATATACTGTATAAATAAAGGTATTTTTATtttaaggtggcacgcaggatcactcaaagtgggaatttttagacattgttttgtattgtatgtttaaaataattatgattcctgcacaaatgagcagtttttgagaaaggcGCCAAATTTGATTATCTACGCCATTTTTTTGTTTCGGTCCACCATACcttaccctaaatatccaaattgatgaaaattgcatgtttgtgttctaaagacacaaaactagattAGATTTTCTCAaattgtggaatttttttttcttcattttaaaaatatgggtcaaaaaaaaggtcaaaatttgcctttttttttttcatttttgaccaaaattttggatattttaaagtatatttttaaaacaaagaaaaaaatcaaaaatttgagaaaagagaatctagttttgtgtctttagaacacaaatatgcaattttcatcaccttggatatttagggtaagttgttatggtggaccgaaaaaaattggcatggaaaatcaaatttggcgcttttctcaaaaactgctcatttttgcaggaatccgcCGTGCTAGTTGAATTCTTCGcaccatttcctttctgaaaatgtatacttttatatacttatcatcattatatTTAAAGAAACAATACCAAACAATGTCGAAAATTTTCCACTTTGAATGATGCTGAGTGCCCCCTTAAACACTTATTTTAACAAATATTTACTTTGTAACACTTTTGTGTTTAATATTTAAACGCATACTTACTTTGTAACActtttttgtttaatatttagtTAATAAACAGGGTGTTGGTTCTTAAAGCAAATAAGTATGCCTGTTTAATATCTCACTACTTCGATGTGCTTATTATCGTGTATGTGTTTACGTGTTAATTTAGTGTTTATTTCCTATACATTATAAAGTGTAGGATTTGTGTAGCATGTAGGATTTGAACTAATCAAGTGGGGCACCGGACACGCCAAAGGTTTTACTGAGGCGACCGAAGAGAGTCAGATGGCTGTATACCAtttacagcccaattatggaattctattcctgcccaaattccagccattagatcgagggacagcttcagcagggaggttTTCTGGGTGgttcctcgtcagcagcttctaaatgattttttgTGTCTGCTGTTAATGCCAAGTTTTGCCATGTCGTATTAAAAAGAAAATACTAGCGAGATTGCGATGTTACGTACGTGGTGCGTGACCCGTGCGTTGGCTCGTGCGTTTATACGACGTTGAAAACGGCGttaatattgctagtctcggttccaaacccCTCTCGATTGTGCTCATTCATCACGAAGGAGACAAGGCGATTGGAACAAATACTAACATCTGGTCTGGTCAATAGAGGGCAATATGATTGAAAATTTAACAGTTACCGAGCCATCTACCTAATTCAATACAGCATGCtcttaattttgaataaaaaccaaggttaacatgctgctgAATAAGATTTAATCATtcccttttcagagggctgagctttcggaactcttgCGAGcgccatcttcagagcaactaaagAACAAGATGATGTACCTTATATACACTAGGGAAATTGTGAATAGGACATTTCAAAGTGATTGACATAAAGTGTCAAGACGGGGATGTCAAAAAGATTGACAGGAAGTGTCAATGAGTCAAAAAAAGGGAGAACTTCCTGTGTGGAGAACAAACAGGCTAATTAATTTGGTCAGAGGTCCTTTTGAATAATCTGTTACATTCAGGTGGAATGTCCACTCCTTTGTTCCTCCTTGTCTGGAGTGGTATGGATATGCCAAGCTTCCATGAACTTCCTTTCAGACCACTTGGTGTTCATGTCCAAAATCTTGGTATTGTCCCAGTCAATGTTGTGTTGGTTTTGCCACACATGCTCAGCGACTGCTGATTTGTGTGTGTTGCCAGAGTCAGTGTCTCTTTGGTGTTCACTAGTTCTCTTCTTCAAAGTTCTGCCAACTTCACTAATGTAAACTTGGTCACAAGATCCACAAGGTATAGAATAGATGGCTCCTGGCTGGATCTCCAAATATTTGTGTTTCCCAAatattataattggcaaaaaacgtAACTTGGGGTAATATCAAACGGCAGTAACTACCAATCTACGAAACTTGATATCAACTCATAGGGTTTCAAGAACTATTTATTATCAACACAAACatgatataaaatattaaattacatTTTGCTATTAACGAGGCAATGAATAATTGACAGTTCGTTAACTTTGAATGTAAACCACCTGTATTTCAAAATCTGGTAGGTATACTTGTACTCAAACTTGAAAACACTTTATCTTCAAACAGATAAAAGCACTTAACAGGAATTCAGACCCAATGTCATGTGCTGTGTTAAAGGTTATTACTcagatgtgtgagagtttctgacactatattcacggtttttctagtagctattcaaacatatgacaaatttggcaggTTAGCGATaggctataccatttttcaccctggtgTGGCAGTAGCGTCAGTACTGTGCGAATTTCATTGGGTGCAGACTCACTCACTAgtgttcggtcaaagcgctggtgtacacacgcacaggcttaaagacgccgcatagatgcgcgagcaaACAGCTGTTTCAACGCGTTGGcgtcactgctacatcagggtgaaaaatggtataagtaacagatgactatgaaaccta
Above is a genomic segment from Amphiura filiformis chromosome 17, Afil_fr2py, whole genome shotgun sequence containing:
- the LOC140138181 gene encoding neuronal acetylcholine receptor subunit alpha-10-like → MTDFRQILDKMVIPYWILLCFHSTMFKAIQGTKPKGVHSILTKELLSDYGPTTARPVLDVTNRIDVEMYLDILRVIELNERDQTLLQSAWLRLAWRDDYLTWNRSVYPDVNVLTMPTDQIWRPDIHVYENVDKKFENMKEVSTWVYPDGRVHWGVPVILHTACRIDARLFPFDTQHCALSFGSWSYSADQLNLLPRNDTNRVGKYFSENGVWHLDDILVQAVINDYPEGMYSEVVYTIRLRRRPLFHVLSFIVPCVLLSLLNLLVFILPTESGEKVSLGITNLLALVLFQQFIADSLPPSSNDMPILSYWFTPMIMVGCLSIVSGVLAAALYYQDKSKPVPKWLCKLTNVQYVHPLDIAIINLEQESNVNGEGPMAIKLHETMETCNMKPSNDGICASAHEFQEERGVFLPREGHLRNRRDYTSDWRKVASVIERIILVLGIILTITAIIVTAMFFATS